The window GATCACAGAGGGACCTTTGGGACTCCATGATGCTTGGGGAGGGAGTAATTGGGAAAGGCTCCGTTGAAGGTGAGACTTGGGCAAAGCAATGGGATAAGAGAAGAGTTCCAGGTGGAAGGAACAGTATGTGTGAGGTCAAGAGGCAGGAGAGAGCTGGTGCATTAGGGGAACCATAGGCCAGCATCTACCTGGGACCCAGAGTTGGGAGAGGAGGGCAGAACCCAGCCCTGCACAGGGCCTTGGTGCCAGCTGGGCAGCTTGGGCCAGGGTTCAGGGGTCTCATCTGAACCCAGATGTTCCAGGATGGGGTAGTGGGGAAAGCTGCAGTCTGATGCGTATGCTTCCCAGGCCCCTGTCAGCTTCTGAGCCTGGATTTGGGGTCAGCAGTTTAAGGCAGTGACAAAGATCTCTTAGGACTTAGTGAGTGACTAGATTGAGTGGGCATTACCAAGAGCCCAGGAAGATGGTGGTGGAGCCCAGCAAGGCTGGAGGGCAGACAGAGCCTTGCGATCTGATAGGGACCTGGatgtgagaggtggagaggagggTGGTGAGATGAGTGACAGCACTAAGATTATAGTACAGTGGAAGCGGACATTTGGAGTGCAGCAtccagagaggggggggggggcggcaggaGACTGCTGGGCAGCAAGCTGGAGCTTAGGAGGACATGGTGTCCTGGAGGCAGAGCTGAGGGGCCTTGGTAGTGAGTTAGGCTCATGACTCACAGTGGAGTGAATTGGAGAATCAACTGACAGTGAAAACCATCAGGACTTGGTGCCAGAGCAGGAGGGCAGGGCCAGTGAGCAGGCCTCAGCTGGgggcaggaggtggggtgggagtgGCTTCATTGAGGGCGGACACAGCAGGAGAACAGATAGTGGTAGGTAAAATGGTGGGTTCAGTTTTAGATATGGAGTTGAAGATGACATTGGGACACCAGGCAGAGAGGTATATTGAGAGGGTTGGCGGACGAAGATGGTGTCCTAGTGTTTCCAAGAGGGGCTCTGAAGAAGACAAGGAGTCTAAGACCATGGTAAGGGGTctctttattcattcagcaagtatCTCCTGAGCCCCTGCTGTGTTCCAGGATGTGTGACACAGTAAACAGATCTATCCCCACCTCCGTGGAGCCAGTATGCTTGGAGAAGGACACAGGTGACATGTGCTGAGGAGGAAGATAAAGCAGGACAAGAGTAAGGGAGGTCCTGATCTTCAGTAAGGTGGTCAGGGACATGTTCACCTATAAGGCAACATTTGGGCCAAGATGGTCAGGATGTGAGGGAGTAAggcgtgggtgtgggtgtggggagagattgttccaggctgagggaacagatagtgcaaaggctctgagaTTTGAAGTGGGGTCAAGAGGCAGCTAGTGTGGTTGGAGGGAGGAGATGAGTAGGCATGAAGGTAACAAAGCAGATTGTGCAGAGCCTTGTGGGTCTTGGGGAGGACTTTGGCTTTTGCTCCTAGGGGGGTGGGAGCCATGGAGGGTTCTGAGCAGAGGATGGACATGACCTGACTCGGGTGTGCATAGGTACTTGGGCAACGGTGGAAGCTAGGCATCCAGGACACAGGTTGGTACAGATATCCCTTGTGCCCATCCCAGGTGTATCCTGGAAGCCCTTGGCTGTGGTGGGGTTGGGATCAAGGGACAGGCTGTTCCCCAGAGTGATGGGCTGCTTCTGCCACAGGCCCGGGTGGAGCGCATGGagcagttccagaaggagaaggaggagctaGACAGGAGCTGTCGTGAGTGCAAGTGCAAGGTGGCCGAGTGCCAGCGGAAGCTGAAGGAGCTGGAGGTGGCTGAGGAAGAAGGCAGCAAGGCAGAGCTGGAGCGGCTGCAGGCTGAGGCTCAGCAGCTGCGCAAGGAGGAACGAAGCTGGGAACAGAAGCTGGAGGAGATGCGCAGGAAGGAGAAGAGCATGCCTTGGAACGTGGACACGCTCAGCAAGGATGGCTTCAGCAAGGTATGCAGGAGCCAGCGCACCCTGGGTGGGCTCCACAGCCATAGGCAAGTGGAGGGGTGAAGACTGTATATGTCAAGAGTgggttgtgcctgacctgtggtggcacacctggaaatgctgaggtcaccggttcaaaaccctaagcttgcccggtcaaggcacatgtgggagttgatgctttctgcttctccccccttctctctctcccctccctaaaaatgaataaaggcttacaaaagttaaaaaaaaaaaaaaaaaagagtgggttgGTTGGTGGCTGTGGGGGAATAGCGGTGCCTAGTGGATGAAGCACCCCACCAGTCCCTCTCTGATCTACCTGAAGGCCCTAGTCCGAGGCCACACATGCCACGCTCATGCTCCTGCCACTGAAGTTCATGGCGCCATCACCGCCTCTACTGTGGATGGGATGGGCGCTGCAACCACAGCCTCCCCGGCCATGTTCAAGGCACTTCAAAGGCCTCACCCCAGCCCACTCTCTCTCTCGCCCCACCACAGAGCATGGTCAATACCAAGCCTGAGCAGGCAGAGGAGGAGTCGGAGGAGGTGAGGGAGCAGAAACACAAGACCTTTGTGGGGAAGTATGAGAAACAGATCAAACACTTCGGTGAGTTGAGTGTGGGGGATCACCAGTGCGGACCTGTGGGCGTGTATGTGACAGGGGCTGGCTCTTTGCCTGTGGGTCCTTCTGTCACCCTTTCAACACCTTGTTATAGGCATGCTCCACCGCTGGGATGACAGTCAGAAGTACCTGTCAGACAACGCCCACCTGGTGTGTGAGGAGACAGCCAACTACCTGGTCATCTGGTGCATTGACCTAGAGATTGAGGAGGTCAGTGGAGCATGCCCCAGAGCTGGGGAAAGGCTCTGTCTGCCCTTAGGCTGCCACTTGGTGATGCTATGCTGATTCTCGCTTGGCAGAAATGTGCCCTCATGGAGCAGGTGGCGCATCAAACCATCGTCATGCAGTTTATCCTGGAGCTGGCCAAGAGCCTGAAGGTGGATCCCCGTGCCTGCTTCCGGCAGTTCTTCACTAAGATCAAGGTAGGGACCCTGAGTAGCTGGGACAAGGTGGGGGGTGGTCTTCAGGGGACCAGCCTACCGTACATGTTAGGTGGGAAACACATGTCTCCTGGGACCAGGCCTCTGTGATGAGAACCACATACATTAGGCAAGGGCTTAGTTATAGATGAGGTGAGAAGCAGTTAGCTTCCAGACAGATTTTGAAAGAGAGTGAGGGACAGTCAAGAACACCTCCAGGTTTCTTACCCTGAGCACCTAGAAGAATAGAGCTCCCGTGCTAAGCTGGGGAGACTGAGGGCCAAGCAGAGTGAGGGTGGTGGGGCATGGTCTGGAGCTCAGGTATGGCTGTGGTGAGTTTGAGACACCTCTGAAAATCCCACAAGAGGACATTGAGGAAGCTGGGGTCGGGCTGCAGTTCAGAGGGGCCTGTAGGCAGGTGGTCATTAGCATACAGGCACACCTCATTTTATTGCGCTTCACTTTATTGCACTCCACAGATATTACCTGTTTTTATGTAGTGAAGGTTTTTGACAACCCTGTGCCAAATCTATTGGCACCATTTTTTatgtctctgtgtcacattttggtaactcagtttttcattctttctttattaCTGTATTTGTTACGGTGATCTGTGATCAGTGATCTTTGATGTTACTAGGGCAAGACCAGCAAAAGATAACGGCttgctgaaggctcagatgatggttagtattttttttagcagTCAAGTATCTGAATTAAGGTACGTacattttttagacataatgctattgcacacttagATTACTGTCGTAAGCATAACTTTTATATGCGCCAAGGAGTTAGATGTTCATGTGACGCGCTGTGCTGTACTGTGATATTGGTTGTGGTGGTCTGGAAGTGAACCGCAGTAccttgaggtatgcctgtgtaGGTGGTCAAGTCTGAGCTCAGGTGGAGACTAGATGGAGTAGAAAGGAGGCCGAAGCCCCGGCGTGTCTCTGAGGACAGGCAGCAGGAAGGTCCTGGGTCCCTCCGTCCACTTGGCAAACACCTGTCTCCTGTCCCCCCCAGACAGCTGACCGCCAGTACATGGAGGGCTTCAACGATGAGCTGGAGGCCTTCAAGGACCGTGTGCGGGGCCGTGCCAAGCTGCGCATAGAGAAGGCCATGAAGGAGTACGAGGAGGAGGAACGCAAGAAGCGGCTTGGCCCTGGTGGCCTGGACCCTGTTGAGGTCTACGAGTCTCTCCCTGAGGTGCGGAGTTCCAGCTCCAGGCGGGTGGCAGGCAGGTAGCCATCAGGACCCCCAGGGTTCTAGGGACCCAGGCCCTGACTTTAGCCACTTTGCCTCCACAGGAACTCCAGAAATGTTTTGATGTGAAGGACGTGCAGATGCTCCAAGACACCATTAACAAGATGGACCCCACTGTAAGTAACTGTACCCCAGGCCCACCCACTTGCCAGCATTATGTCCCCCAGCTGCTCCCCATGTTGCTAGTAGAAGGCTCTCCTGGGCTTCTGGGAGGAATAAGGGAGACTGAGTCACTGTGTGGCCAGCACATGCAGCTTCCAGAGTTTTGTACCCCAAGcccacatttattgaacacctactatgtgcctggcatCCAGACTGAGTGTCATTGTCATTGTGGCCGTTTATGAGCACAGCACGCACACCCTGCTGACCTCATCTTTCCAGCAACTCAGGGTGGCCCAAGGATGGGGTTCTTCCCTAGTGTCAGTTACTCTGTCAAACCACAGTTTCTGTCTGGATTTTAACTGGCCAGATGCATGGGGAGAGCTGGACACATGGTAGATATTGGTACACCTCAATTATTGTGTGGTGCAGTAGCAGTGCTGGCAGATGATTCTTAATAGAGCTTGCTTTGACCCTGTAACTGCCAGTTGCCATATTACCAGTAAGTTGGCCAtattagtttcctcatctgtaaaatgggtccaGTCAGAGGATATGTTCTGGGGTTTCTAGAAGCCTCTGGGGAATGAGCACCTAACCCAAGGGTCTTCAGACTCTGGCTCACAGGTTCACTGCCTGTCTTTGGTACTCAGAGGCCAtgctcatttattttcactttgtctGTGACTGATTTTCTTCTATAACCATAGAGTTGAGGAGTGATGGATTGAGTAGTTACGATCTGCAAGCCAAAATAATTTAATCTGACCCTTTatgaaaatgtttgctgaccctCACACAATTTAAATTTCTAGACCTAcacaatttaaatttgaattaaaagtTAAGGAAAATTGAAAGTTCCATCTCTCACCTGCACTGGCCTCATTTGATGTACTTGGTAGCCATGTTGGACAGCGCAGATTACGGACCCTTTCCATCATTGCAGACAGTCTTTTGGACAGCTTTGATCTGGAATAAGCAGTAAGCAGGTTTTAGGATGTGCAGGGGACAGAGGGGCTACCTGGAGGCAGCAGCTTGGCctcacctgtctgtcctccccacAGGATGCAAAGTACCACATGCAGCGCTGCATTGACTCAGGCCTCTGGGTCCCAAACTCCAAGTCCACTGAggcaaaggagggggaggaggtgggccGCAGGGACCTCTCGCCAGAAGCCATCAAGCCAGATGAGAAGGACATCAGCGCGTGATgcaccccagccactgcctgcctACCTGCAGGCTTCTGTGCACCccttttcagaaaatgaaaatagatgCCATTGCCCTAGCTCCTGGCTTCCTACACTTTCCTTCATCCCTGAGCCTGGGAGACCTGCCCATATGCCCTCACCCCCCAGAGCTCATCCAAGTGTTGCTTTGAGTCAAGGGGCTTCACTGCTTGCAGCTCCTCCATCAGCATTATGCCAAAGGCCCAGAGGTCCAGGTTGGGGCAAAGGTAATTAGGCTGATCCACAGGGGTGAGGTAGGGTCCCCTGCCAAGGGGCCTGTTGTAGTCACTATGGGCTCTGTTTCCGCTGTTTGTAAGCTGTCAAGTCATCTGTGTGGTAAACGCAGTGATCTTCCAATAAAGGATTTCAGACGCTCTGCACTGTGATGACATGGCAAGGGCTGTTGGCATAGCTCTTCGCTGCAGGGTTGAGAGGGAAACTGGTGAGTGAGTGTTAGTGGCTTGGCCTGTGAGACCCACGCTTTGCCCTCCAGCTATCTGGTCAACGGTCTGTGCTCACTCCAGACATatgctgttccattgcttggaACACTTCAGAGTTCTCTCCTGCCTCTCGCCTCTCTGTCCTTGGCTTATCTTATTCTTCCAAGTCTCCTTCACCATGTCTCACCGTCCATGTGGGTAACTCTGCCTCCAGAACAGATCTTCAATCTGACTACTGCCCTTTATCCATATGGTCCACACTGCTCCAGGTCTCCATCACCTCTGGTCAGGATACCTGCCCCACACTAAACCCCAGTAGGCAGCAGCCAGAGGGTGCCCATGGACATGTGAGTCAGGGAACATCCTTCCCGCAGAGCAGAAGCCAGAAGCGCTCCCTAGGCCCACCAGGCCCTAAACTACCTGCCCAGTCACCCTACGATCATCTGTTCTCCCACTTTTCCTCTTGCCTAACCCTTCCTTTCTTTGCCGCTCCATGAGCACCTTGATATTTCTAGATCAGAATGAGTTTGGGCAATATAACTCAGCGTCCATGTTCTCTTCTgtacaatgaatatgatagtaATGCCTTCCTCCCAGGGTTGTTGTGAAAGGACATAATGCTGCAGGCAGGCAGGTGCCTGGCACTTAACATGTTCAGAATGTGGGTCTTGGAGCATTCCTGTCGCTGCCTAAAAACCCCTATAGTGTTCTCAAATGGGACTCCTTTAAAAAggtattgagcctgaccaggtggtggcgcagtggatagagcatcggactgggatgcggaaggacccaggttcgagaccccgaggtcgccggcttgagcgcgggctcatctggcttgagcaaaaaactcactagcttggacccaaggttgctggctccagcaaggggttactcggtctgctgaaggcccgcagtcaaggcacatatgagagagcaatcaatgaacaactaagaagtcacaacgcgcaatgaaaaactaatgattgatgcttctcatctctctccattcctgtctgtctgtccctgtctatctctgcctctgtaataaataaataaataaataaaaaggtattgAAATATTTGGGCCCCAGGAAAGTCCTTAATAGTACAGTGAGCAAGGACACATCAGCTTAAGATATGACATACCAAACCAGTGAAGCCCTCTACCTGCCCCTCCTAGAGGACACCACCCCCATCAACTTCCAGTCAGTAAGAACAGAATTGGTGCCACCTTCCAGAGGCCTATTAGCCTTCTGAGTTGCCCCTCCTGAGCAGCCAGGCAGCTTGCCTCACCTATCCAAGTGCCTGACTGTCAACCTGTGTGCTGTCTCCTTAATGCTGTGAGCACCACCAGGGCACAAATGGAGTCTTTCCTGGTCCTGAGATTCACAGTGCCCACAAGGGGTCCCAGCATACAGCCAGCCCTAAGGAAACATTTGCCAAATGCTGTTGTGCCCAAGTTGATCACCACTAGGGGCAATAGTGAGCTGCATTACCTAAtaattttttacagtgaaaactTTCAAAGACAATCCACATTCCCGATTTTTCCTTTTGCCGCAGGCTCCACTATAACAGCATTGTTACTGATTCCTAAAATGTCAACATTTTGTTCATCATggacttttaaatgtttattgtgctTTTTGAAAATAATGCATTAAAGTGTCTtagttctagcctgaccaggcggtggcacagtggatagagcgtcggactgggatgcagaggacccgggtttgagacccagaggttgccagcttgagtgcgggctcatctggtttgagcaaaatcccaccagcttgaacccaaggtcgctggctccagcaaggggttactcgatctgctgaaggcccgcggtcaaggcacatatgagaaagcaatcaatgaacaactaaggtgttgcaacacgcaatgaaaaactaataattgatgcttctcatctctctccgttcctgtctgtctgtccatgtctatccctctctctgactcactctctgtctctgtaaaaaaaaaaaaattaaagtgtctTAGTTCTAGAGTCTTtaccccattgatttgagggagggaagcatcaacttgttccagtTAGCTGTGAActctggttgcttctcatgtgttccctgatcaGGGAGTGAAACtgcaacactatccactgagccagttaGACTCTTTTGACACCCTCCTTGTTTTCAGGCCTCACCTGTCTTACCCTAGCTCTGGCCCTGGTAGGACACAGCATTTAAAACATCAAAACTATtaaggcggccctggccagttggctcactggtagagcgtcagcctggcgtgcaggagtctcgggtttgattcccggccagggcacacaggagaagtgcccatctgcttctccacccctccccctctccttcctgtctgtctctctattcccctcccacagccaaggctccactggagcaaagtgggcccaggcgctgaggatggctctatggcctctgcctcagatgctagaatggctctggttgcaacagaacaacaccccagatgggcagag is drawn from Saccopteryx leptura isolate mSacLep1 chromosome 1, mSacLep1_pri_phased_curated, whole genome shotgun sequence and contains these coding sequences:
- the CDC37 gene encoding hsp90 co-chaperone Cdc37, yielding MVDYSVWDHIEVSDDEDETHPNIDTASLFRWRHQARVERMEQFQKEKEELDRSCRECKCKVAECQRKLKELEVAEEEGSKAELERLQAEAQQLRKEERSWEQKLEEMRRKEKSMPWNVDTLSKDGFSKSMVNTKPEQAEEESEEVREQKHKTFVGKYEKQIKHFGMLHRWDDSQKYLSDNAHLVCEETANYLVIWCIDLEIEEKCALMEQVAHQTIVMQFILELAKSLKVDPRACFRQFFTKIKTADRQYMEGFNDELEAFKDRVRGRAKLRIEKAMKEYEEEERKKRLGPGGLDPVEVYESLPEELQKCFDVKDVQMLQDTINKMDPTDAKYHMQRCIDSGLWVPNSKSTEAKEGEEVGRRDLSPEAIKPDEKDISA